GCGGCCGATGCAGCAGAAACCTTGCTGTCGCACTACCCGAAAATCAGCGCCATTGTTTGCCATAAATCGTCTGTTGCTCTGGGCGCCTACTTTGGCGTGTTGCGCACCGGCGCTGAAGTCGGCGGCGGGGCGGTAGACAGTTTTTATCAACAGAAAATCGCCCTGATCGGCATGGAAGACGCGCCTGAGTCTGAACTGACCGAACCGCCGCTGACGTCGATTGCCAACTCAGCCCGTGAAATTGGTCATGCCACGGCAAGGCGTCTGCTGCTGCGGATCGGCGGACAAAATCTTGAAGCACAAAACATCATTGTGCCTCCGGCGCTGGTGGAAAGGGAATCCGCTTAGCAGGTTGAAGGCTTATGCACGTCTGCCAAATCTAATCCTTCTGCAATCGCTGCCGCAAACGCATCGATTGCAGGGATCTGACTGGCCGGGACATTCGGATAGATAAGCCACAGCTGACTGCGCGGGGCGAAATCTTTCAGGGCATACAATTCCAGCTGATCGCGCAGCGCGTGGTGTTCAACCAGAGCGCGGGGCATCAGTCCCAGTCCGCGACCTTCGGCAATCAGTGATAACTGCAACGTCGTTCCAAACGCTTCGAGATTAATCAGCAGCGGCAACCCTTGCTCGGTCAGCGCACGTTGTAACGCGGCACGAAAACCACACCCCTGCGGATTCAGGATCCATCCGCGCTGATAGCAATCTTCCAGTCTCTGCGGCAAAGCCTGCGGATCCTTCGGTCCGACAACCACCAGATCCACCGCGCCCAGCGGTTGATTTTCCACACCTTCCGGAAACTGTTTACTGAGCGGAAACAGCACGACAGCGGCTTCAAGCTCCTGGCTCTGCACGCGCAATAACAGCTCCTCGCCCCAGCCGCTCGACAAACGTGGCTGGATCTCCGGAAACTGCGATGAGAGTTTTTTCAGTGCAGGCAGCAGACTGCTTTCGCTCAGGCTTTGTGGTACCGCAAGACGCAACAGGCCGGACGGCGGGCTGTCGGCGGCAACCAGATCGGTCAGGGCATCCACTTCGCGCAAAATATGACGGCATTGCTGATAAACACGGTTGCCCATCAGCGTAGGTTTCAGCGGTTTGGTCTGGCGGTTGAGAAGCGCAATGCCCAGCGATTCTTCGAAATTCTGTACCCGGCGGGTAATGGCCGGTTGCGTCAGCCCCAGTTCATCGGCAGCGAGGCGGGTGGATTGCAGGCGTATCACTGCCACAAAAGCAGTCAGGTCTTCAATTTTCATCAGCACTCTTTATGTAATTGGCTCGCTTAATTGGCCATTTCTACAGGCATTTTCTTGCCCGATATCGTCATTGGTCAGTCAGGCAGAATAAATCAATTTTAAGCGGGAAGCTGGATCCTGATGCACAATTTTATGTGTGATTTGCATATTAGCTTATCCATAAAATGAATTTTGGTTGTGTTTCGCCGGTGCTAGCCTGTGGTGATAACGGTGCTGAGTTGTCTCTGATGAGATAAAGAGAAGAGGAAAGCCATGACAACATTACAGGTCGCGCCGCTGCGGCAATTCCTGGCGGATTTCACGCGGCTGGTGCAGGAACCGCACGGGCAGACAGAAATTCTGGCGCAGGGAAGTCGTCTGCTGGGCGAACTTATCCGCCATGACAGCTGGCTGCCCGACGAGTTTGCACAACCGCATCCTGAGCATTATCAGCAATATTTGTTGTATGCCGATCCGCTTTCGCGCTTTTCCGTCGTCAGCTTTGTCTGGGGGCCGGGGCAAAAAACGCCGATTCATGACCATCGGGTCTGGGGACTGATTGGCATGCTGCGGGGCGCGGAAATCAGTCAGAACTACGCGCGTCATCCCGATGGCTCACTGCAACCGGAGGGCAAACCCGTCACCCTGCAAGCGGGTGATGTCGAGAAAATTGCGCCGGATGTGCTGGATATTCATCAGGTGAGCAATGTCTACAGCGACCGGGTATCGGTCAGTATTCATGTTTACGGCGACAATATTGGTGCGGTATCGCGGGCGGTCTATCTGCCTGATGGCACTGAGAAAACCTTTATCTCCGGCTATTCCGGTTCCTGTCTTCCCAATATATGGGATCTGTCCAAAGAGAAAACTCATGACTGATTTGCATGCGTGGCCATTGCGCCATTTTTCCGGGCTGCATGAAGCCCTTCGCGAAGGGCAGGAAGTGGCACTGATTGATGTGCGCGAGGAAGCGGCATTTGCCACCGGACATCCGCTGTTTGCCGCTAATCTTTCACTGTCGAAGCTGGAACTGGACGTGCTGGATCGTATTCCAAATCGTCGCACAGCGATCACGTTGTACGACAATGGTGAGTTTTACGATGAGGCCCGTGGTGAGCGTAAAGCGGTGCGTGCTGCTGAATTTCTGAAGTCGCTGGGTTATCAGGATATCGCTTTGCTGGCTGGCGATCTGGCGGGATGGCGCGAAGCTGGCGGCGAAATCTTTATTGACGTGAATGCGGCAAGTAAAGCCTTTGGCGAATGGGTGGAACATCATTACCAAACGCCATCGCTGACCGCAGAACAGGTGCAGGCGCTGCAACAGCAGGGCGCAAACATTGTAGTGCTGGATGTCCGCCGCTTTGACGAGTTTCAGGCCATGAGCATTCCCGGTGGCGTCAGCGTTCCGGGCGGCGAACTGGCGCTGCGTCTGCGCGATGTGGTGCCGGACGAAAAGACACATATCGTGATCAACTGCGCCGGACGCACCCGCAGTATCATCGGCACGCAGTCGCTGATCAATGCCGGAGTGACCCAGCCGGTGACCGCCTTACGTAACGGGACAATTGGATGGACGCTGGCAGGTCAGTCTCTGGCGCATAATCAGCTGGCGCATTTTCCTGAGCTCAGCGAAAGCGCAAGAACTTTTGCCCTGAAAGGTGCGCAGGCTCTGGCTATTCGGGCAGGCGTGCGCTCTGTGACGTTGTCACAAGTTCATGACTGGCAGCGGGATGATTCACGCACGCTGTATCTGTTTGATGTGCGTACCGCTGAGGAATACCGCGCCGGTCATCTGGCTGGATCACGCCACGTCCCTGGCGGTCAGCTGGTTCAGGAAACCGATCACACGGCGAGCGTGCGCGGTGCCCGCATCGTGCTGGTAGATAATGACGGTGTACGCGCAAGAATGGCGGCTTCCTGGCTGGCGCAGATGAACTGGGAAGTGTATGTGGCCGATGTTCAGCCGGATGATCTGAATGAGCAAGGCGACTGGCAGGCACAGGTGGCGCCCGCTCCGGCGGTTGAGTCGGTTAAACCCGAGCAACTGCTAAACTGGCTGAGTGACGAAAACACCGGCGTGCTTGATCTGACCACCAGTGTCAACTTCCTGAACCGCCGTATTCCCGGTGCTGTCTGGACCACACGCGCTAACATCCCGCAGATTATCGCTGCACAGCCTGAAAAACAGCGCTGGGTGATCACCTGCACCAGCGGGTTACTGGCACGTTACGCTGTCACCGAAGTGGCCGCACTGACGGGTAAAGAAGTTTATCTGCTGGAGAAGGGAACCGTAGGCTGGATTGCAGCCGGGTTGCCTCTTGAACGCGGTGAATCGGCGTATCTGGACAATGCACAGGATCGCTATAAGCGTCCGTATGAAGGAACGAATGTCAGCCCGCAGGCCATGCAGGATTATCTCGACTGGGAATATGGTTTAGTTGCGCAACTGGAGAAGGACGGGACACACGGTTTTACGTTATTAGCAGGTCAGGCTTAACGCTGTGGCCTCTGCGTGAGGAACGCAGAGGCTGCATTAATACTTAACGGCGGCCGCGCGGATGGGTGCGGGCTGTCCAGTCATAGGTTGCGGAGGTACTTGGAACGGCTTTATTACGACGCTTTTCAGCACGGGCTTTAGCAGCCACTTTTTCTTTTTCTGCCATCAATGTATCGATGTAATCATCTTTAATCCGGTTATTTTCCGAATTCGTCAGCTCACGGCCCTGTGCTTTACGGGCTTTATCCAGCAGAGTTTTCAGCTCACGCTGCTCGCTTTCCGTCATATCTTGTTGAGTCAGTCTTTTCATGGTTACTGCATCCTGTGAGGAAAGTGGCTACCAGTGTAGTCGAATTACGTCCCGGAGTCGCTGCAGGCGCTGACTTTATCTCTGTTACTGTTCTGACGTCGGTGCTGGCCTGAAAACAAACCCTTCTGATCTGATGGAAATTACGCCGATCAATAAGGGGATCCCGATGATCGGCGCTGATCTTTAGTTTGATCAACGGCGTAAAACGATCCCTTGCATGAAGTTACCGGACGACGTTGCTTTCAAAACCCGCTAAACGACTATTCGACAGTGGAATACTTCACATAATGGTTGGAGCAGTTGAAGTGTGCGACATAACCCAGCGTGCCATTCGGGCCTTTAGCGCTGAAGGGAATGTGGTAAGTCCCTTTGTCTTCTTTCACGTCATCGCTGATAAAGTTCAGAACCGGCACGGAAGTGCCCATATTATCTTTATCATTGCCCCAGTTCGGGATGCGGTTTTCCATGTAGTCACGGGTCACCGTATCAATGGCGTTATCTTTGGTTATCTGAGCACAGGCGCCTTCAGTTGAACGCTGCATCCACCACGGATACACATAGACAGAACCCAGCATCAAAACCATCAATACGAAAATGACTGAAATGATCCCGATTAAAACGACTTTACTCATAATGCTTGTTACTCCTGAAAATTATCAGTCAAATCATAAGCTGCCCGGATAAATCCCGGCCACGCCCAGGCATGAAAGCGCGTATGTTACGCCACTTAGTCAGCATAGGTTAAGTAATATCAGCCTTTCTGTTGCATTCGCTTACAGAACCCCCTATCGCAGCCGAGACCTGTGATGTTAGCCTTTTTACATTATTGATTGTTATCACAAGGAGTAAGGCATGAGTCAGCAAACCGATTCGCAACAACCTGTCGTCGCCGTGCTGGGACTGGGTGCAATGGGGCATGCATTTGCCGCAAACCTGATTAAAAAAGGATTCACCACCCGCGTGTGGAACCGTACCTCTTCCCGTGGTGATGATTTAGTATCAGCTGGCGCGGTGCGCGGACAAACCCCGCGTGAAGCGGTACTTGGCGCGGATGTGGTGATCACCATGCTGTCTGACGGGGCAACGTCGATGGACGTGTATCAGGGCGATAATGGTCTGCTTGCCGGTCTTAAACAGGGCGGGATTATTGCCCAGATGGGCACGCTGGGCGTGGAAGGTACCGAATCTCTGATTGCACTGATTAAGGCGCAGCGTCCGGATGTCATCTTCTTTGACGCGCCGGTTTCTGGTACCAAAGCCCCGGCTGAGCAGGCGCAGATTGTGGTACTGGCCAGCGGCGATCGCGAGAAGGGCGCTGCGGTTGAGCCGGTCTTTGCCGCTATTTCTAAGGCGACCAAATGGCTGGGCGAAGCAGGGCGCGCCTCGAAAATGAAGCTGGTCGTTAATGCCTGGCTGATTGCCATGATGGAAGGGATTGCAGAAAGTACCCAACTGGCAGAAGAACTGGGTTTCACTACCGATGACCTGTGGAACGTGCTGGAAGGCGGACCTCTGGCGGCGCCGTATATCAAAGGCAAAATGGAAATGTTCAAAAGCGGCGATTATACCCCGCAGATGCAGCTGACCTGGGCGCTGAAAGATATCAATCTGGCGATTGAAGCAGGCAGTCAGCTCGAACTGCCGGTGATGAAGCGCATCAGTCAGACCTGGCAAAGCGCTGTTGACGGCGGTTATGGCGATCAGGATCTGGCAGTGGTGTATCGCTACCTTGGCAGCAAATCGTCTGCGTAAATCCTTACTCTGGCTCACGGAAGAGCTGGTAATTTCCGTATTTTTTCGTGATCTTTTTTCATAACCTCACAATATAAACCAGACCATCTGGCTATTGGTCACCCGTTCTGACGTTGTGATAGCGTTGAATGCTGTTCCTGTCACTGCGGAGTTCGCAATGAGCCAGACTGTTACCTCTATTCCCCTGATCGACTTCAGCCAGTTTTCGGGTTCACCTGACCAGCGCGACGCGTTTCTTTCACAGTTGCGCTACGCCGCCCGGGAAATCGGTTTCTTTTATCTTAAAAATCACGGTGTCGATGCGCAGTTGCTCCGTGAGGTGCAACGGGTCTCGCGCGAATTCTTTGCGTTGCCGGAAGAAGAAAAACTGTCGGTGGCGATGATCCACTCTTCGCATTTTCGCGGCTATAACCGTGCCGCCTCGGAAATCACACGGGGTCAGCCCGACTGGCGTGAACAGTTTGATCTCGGTGCAGAACGTCAGAAACTGCCGGTCAGTGACAACACCCCGGCGTGGGCGCGATTGCAGGGGCCAAATCAGTGGCCCGCAGCGCTGCCCGAACTACGGCCGTTGCTGCTGCACTGGCAGCAGGAAATGACAGCGATGTCATTACGACTTCTGCGCGCCTTTGCGCTGGCGCTGAGACTGCCGGAAGATGCGTTTGATGCACTTTACGGCGAAAAACCTAATGAGCATATCAAGCTGATCCGTTATCCGGGACGTTCAGAAGGCAGCGGAAATCAGGGTGTGGGCGCGCATAAGGATTCCGGATTTCTCAGCTTTTTACTTCAGGATCAACAACGTGGCTTGCAGGTTGAAGTCGAAAAAAATCAGTGGGTAGATGCGTTACCGGTGGCAGATACGCTGGTGGTGAATATCGGCGAGTTGCTTGAACTGGCGACTAACGGCTATCTGCGCGCCACCGTACATCGCGTGGTTTCGCCACCCGCCGGAGCTGAGCGGTTGTCGCTGGCCTTTTTCCTGGGTGCTCAGCTGGACGCCGTGGTGCCGTTGTTTCCGTTGCCTGAGGACCTGGCAAAAGAGGCGCGGGGAGAGGCCAGCGATCCGCTCAATCCGTTATTCCGCGACGTCGGCTTCGATTATCTGAAAGGGCGGCTGCGCTCACATCCCGACGTAGCGCAGCGATATTATGCTGATATTTCAGGCTGAGCCTGATGCGCTCAGCTTTCTGGTGCCTGTGAAGTATCGACGCTGACGACGGTCGACATGCCCGGCCGGAGTTGATCACTTTGCAGCTGTCCGGGTTCCAGTTCGATACGCACGGCGATGCGTTGAGAAATCTTGGTGAAATTTCCCGTTGCGTTGTCGGCTTTCAGCACGCTGAACTCAGAACCCGCTGCGGGAGCAATCCTCACCACATGTCCCTTAAAAGTATGATCGTTAAGGGCATCGACGGTGAATGATGCCGGTGTGCCGACCTGCATGCCCGCGAGCTGGCGCTCTTTGAAATTGGCGGTCACCCAGACTGTTCTAGGTGTAATCGAGGTTAACTGCGTGCCGGCGCTGACGTATTGTCCCAGCCGCGCACTCACTTCACCTAGTTGGCCGTCAGAAGGGGCCACAATCTGCGTATGTTGCAGATTGATTTGTGCGACTTCTACCCTGGCCTGTGCGGCTTTAAATGCGGCGGCCAGCGACGCTTTATTAGCATCCACCAGCGCCAGACTCTGACGGGCGATATTGACCGATGCGCGGGCTTTGGCCACGTTTGCCTGTGCGGTCAGCAATGCAGCATGAAGCTCATCGCCAGTGGTTTTGGAAACCAGACCTTTTTCCAGCAGCGGGCCGTTGCGGCCGGTATCTAGTGTCGCTTTGCTTTGTGTCGCCTGCGCACTCTGCAGTTCCGCCTCAGCCAGTTGCAGGCTGGCCGCGCCGGAAGCCCGGTTTTGCTCGAAGTTCTGCAACGTCACCTGAGCCTGCGCTGCCGCGGCTTGTGCCTGCAGAAATTCCTGGCGATAGGTGCTGTCGTCGATAACAAACAGCAGGTCACCTTTTTTCACCGGCATAAAATCCTGTACTTTCACATCGGTGATATAGCCGGAAACCTGCGGGCTGAGCAGGGTGACATTGCCGCGTATGTAGGCGTTGTCCGTCGATTCGACCTGAGAATTAAACGGAAATAACTGCCAGCTGTATAACACAATCATGACCCCGATAATCCCGAGGCATAGCACCACAATAATGGATGGGTAACGAAATATATTTTTCATCAGTTTTTCCGTTTCACTCTTTTTGATTCATCAGCAAAAGCCCGTTATTTATGCAACAGCCTCAGCGGCTGCACGTTTTTTTGTCTGGATCCTTCCGACCCAAATATGTGCGCATAGGACGGCAAAACAGCCCAGCGACATATAAGAAACCACCATGAAAACATCGTTGTAAGCCAGCAGGCCGGCCTGTTGTGTGACTTTCTGGCTAAGAAGGGCCAGACCTTCGGCGTTGAGCTGGGTTCCGTCATTTAAGACCGGTTTCAGCAGGTGGCTGTATTGCGCAATACGTTCGGCAACCAGCGGATTTTGCAAATTGATATGTTCCACCAGTGCGGCTGAGTGAAACTTTTCCCGCAGGATCTGAATGGTGCCCAGGAATGCGCTGCCTACCTGCGCCCCGATGTTTTGCGTCGAGAGAAAGACCAGCACAAAACTGATGATCTGACTTTGCCCGAACTGCAGCGCGCGGATAAAACCGAGCCACAATGAGGTCGGCAGGAAGATGGCACCGGCAAACGCGATCATTCCCTGTGTCAGATAAAACTGTTCTGGGCGGGTGTCCACCGTCGAACTGGCATCCATCAGCGAGGCAATGCCGATCAGTGCAATCGAAAAAAGGTGGATATAAACAATCCGGTTGGCTTTATGAATGATGCTGACGACAACCAGCCCGGCAAACGTTGCCGCCAGGATCACCATGAATAAGGTCACCAGCTGATCGTTAAGCAGTCCAACCAGATTCAGAAATCCCACCATACCGGTGGTTTGCTCTGACAGCAGCATTCGCACGAACAACATGGAGCCGGTAAACAGCAACATCTCCGGCGTCATCAGCCAGCGCAAATCAATGATCGGATTCTTACGTTTTAACTCGACCATAAAAGAGAGTGTGAGCGCGATAATA
The Rahnella variigena genome window above contains:
- a CDS encoding protein YebF, which codes for MSKVVLIGIISVIFVLMVLMLGSVYVYPWWMQRSTEGACAQITKDNAIDTVTRDYMENRIPNWGNDKDNMGTSVPVLNFISDDVKEDKGTYHIPFSAKGPNGTLGYVAHFNCSNHYVKYSTVE
- a CDS encoding isopenicillin N synthase family dioxygenase, translated to MSQTVTSIPLIDFSQFSGSPDQRDAFLSQLRYAAREIGFFYLKNHGVDAQLLREVQRVSREFFALPEEEKLSVAMIHSSHFRGYNRAASEITRGQPDWREQFDLGAERQKLPVSDNTPAWARLQGPNQWPAALPELRPLLLHWQQEMTAMSLRLLRAFALALRLPEDAFDALYGEKPNEHIKLIRYPGRSEGSGNQGVGAHKDSGFLSFLLQDQQRGLQVEVEKNQWVDALPVADTLVVNIGELLELATNGYLRATVHRVVSPPAGAERLSLAFFLGAQLDAVVPLFPLPEDLAKEARGEASDPLNPLFRDVGFDYLKGRLRSHPDVAQRYYADISG
- a CDS encoding cysteine dioxygenase, coding for MTTLQVAPLRQFLADFTRLVQEPHGQTEILAQGSRLLGELIRHDSWLPDEFAQPHPEHYQQYLLYADPLSRFSVVSFVWGPGQKTPIHDHRVWGLIGMLRGAEISQNYARHPDGSLQPEGKPVTLQAGDVEKIAPDVLDIHQVSNVYSDRVSVSIHVYGDNIGAVSRAVYLPDGTEKTFISGYSGSCLPNIWDLSKEKTHD
- a CDS encoding DUF3811 domain-containing protein, which translates into the protein MKRLTQQDMTESEQRELKTLLDKARKAQGRELTNSENNRIKDDYIDTLMAEKEKVAAKARAEKRRNKAVPSTSATYDWTARTHPRGRR
- a CDS encoding rhodanese-like domain-containing protein is translated as MTDLHAWPLRHFSGLHEALREGQEVALIDVREEAAFATGHPLFAANLSLSKLELDVLDRIPNRRTAITLYDNGEFYDEARGERKAVRAAEFLKSLGYQDIALLAGDLAGWREAGGEIFIDVNAASKAFGEWVEHHYQTPSLTAEQVQALQQQGANIVVLDVRRFDEFQAMSIPGGVSVPGGELALRLRDVVPDEKTHIVINCAGRTRSIIGTQSLINAGVTQPVTALRNGTIGWTLAGQSLAHNQLAHFPELSESARTFALKGAQALAIRAGVRSVTLSQVHDWQRDDSRTLYLFDVRTAEEYRAGHLAGSRHVPGGQLVQETDHTASVRGARIVLVDNDGVRARMAASWLAQMNWEVYVADVQPDDLNEQGDWQAQVAPAPAVESVKPEQLLNWLSDENTGVLDLTTSVNFLNRRIPGAVWTTRANIPQIIAAQPEKQRWVITCTSGLLARYAVTEVAALTGKEVYLLEKGTVGWIAAGLPLERGESAYLDNAQDRYKRPYEGTNVSPQAMQDYLDWEYGLVAQLEKDGTHGFTLLAGQA
- a CDS encoding LysR family transcriptional regulator, which produces MKIEDLTAFVAVIRLQSTRLAADELGLTQPAITRRVQNFEESLGIALLNRQTKPLKPTLMGNRVYQQCRHILREVDALTDLVAADSPPSGLLRLAVPQSLSESSLLPALKKLSSQFPEIQPRLSSGWGEELLLRVQSQELEAAVVLFPLSKQFPEGVENQPLGAVDLVVVGPKDPQALPQRLEDCYQRGWILNPQGCGFRAALQRALTEQGLPLLINLEAFGTTLQLSLIAEGRGLGLMPRALVEHHALRDQLELYALKDFAPRSQLWLIYPNVPASQIPAIDAFAAAIAEGLDLADVHKPSTC
- a CDS encoding NAD(P)-dependent oxidoreductase, which produces MSQQTDSQQPVVAVLGLGAMGHAFAANLIKKGFTTRVWNRTSSRGDDLVSAGAVRGQTPREAVLGADVVITMLSDGATSMDVYQGDNGLLAGLKQGGIIAQMGTLGVEGTESLIALIKAQRPDVIFFDAPVSGTKAPAEQAQIVVLASGDREKGAAVEPVFAAISKATKWLGEAGRASKMKLVVNAWLIAMMEGIAESTQLAEELGFTTDDLWNVLEGGPLAAPYIKGKMEMFKSGDYTPQMQLTWALKDINLAIEAGSQLELPVMKRISQTWQSAVDGGYGDQDLAVVYRYLGSKSSA
- a CDS encoding HlyD family secretion protein — its product is MKNIFRYPSIIVVLCLGIIGVMIVLYSWQLFPFNSQVESTDNAYIRGNVTLLSPQVSGYITDVKVQDFMPVKKGDLLFVIDDSTYRQEFLQAQAAAAQAQVTLQNFEQNRASGAASLQLAEAELQSAQATQSKATLDTGRNGPLLEKGLVSKTTGDELHAALLTAQANVAKARASVNIARQSLALVDANKASLAAAFKAAQARVEVAQINLQHTQIVAPSDGQLGEVSARLGQYVSAGTQLTSITPRTVWVTANFKERQLAGMQVGTPASFTVDALNDHTFKGHVVRIAPAAGSEFSVLKADNATGNFTKISQRIAVRIELEPGQLQSDQLRPGMSTVVSVDTSQAPES